The following DNA comes from Anopheles arabiensis isolate DONGOLA chromosome 3, AaraD3, whole genome shotgun sequence.
GGAAATGCATAATGGGTACATTGGGCAAACTGGTTTAAAAATTCCTCTTCCTCTTAAAAAAGTTACTCCCATAAAATAAGATTCTAGGTAAAAGTATAGGTTTAGAGTTAAAAAAGGATTAAATGAGACTCAGCAGAAACTAAACAGCAGAAGGATGTTATTCGAAAGATCATACaaaatttttgattatttaaatattatcaAGATTTTTTTCGATCCTAAGACAGTTTTCCTCACTTTGACCTGTCTTAATGGTGCGTTCAACCGACGAATAAGAAGGTTTAGATGGTTCACCGCTGGAACCGTCTAAACTGAGTCTACTTAATACTTTGTCGTAATTAATCAAACCCCCTTGCATGGCCCTATTGCTCCCCGAATCCATACGACTTCCTATCGTATAGGATTATGTGGCTTTTCCTTATCCCTATATGTCGGTGTATATATTGAttcttattttattatcatcCACGATCGCTATCTCCTCGTTGGTGATAGATTTGCGTACTGGCGCCGCTGGCGGTTGCTGTACGTCGGTGGACATTGACTTACCCGTGGGGTGCGTTGAGAAGGTGTGTGACAAATCCGTTAATTCGTCGAGAATTtctaaaatgcaaaaaaataattaaatataatgCCTATTAGGAAGAAAGTAAGCGGCAGATGCCATCTTACCGGTAATCTGTAGATCAATGTCACTTTTAATACTCTCATACATTTCCGCCGTTTGATCGCGCTGTTGCTTTTTGAACATTGCCACCCGGAGACTGTTTCCTGTAAATATAATCCAGATAAATTAGAACAGTGCAGTACAGTATTTCCATCGCACTCTTACTTCTTAAGGGTTTCCGCCGAACCGAACCCTTTTCGGGTGTCGTAACGGCTCGATCCCGTGCTCGGTGAGCGATAATATCGGTGAATGTGTTAATTTCCAGCAGTGATGCTGCCTCCAACCGTCGCTTGCCCGGTTCACCGCGTCGGCTTCGATACAGAATGTTGGTGGAGGACAGCCGTGCTTGGCTGGCCGAAAAAAGCTCGCGCACGTTTGCCTCGATCGTGTGCCGGTCGGGCGAAGTGCCATTCTCCTCACCCGGGGATGACGCACCCTCCTCGGCGGGAGCCATCCGCGTTTCCTTCGTTTGTGTGCTGATGGCCGATTGAACTTTGCGCAATTTCCCCTGCAGCACGCGGAACCGCTTGATGATGCGCGAAGCGTCAATGCTCGCATCGGGCCCTTCCGCGCGCTGCACGATCGCACGACATTCCAGCACCATCGTACGGTAGTCCGCGAAATGGAGGCTAATCCGCTCCTCGTGTAGTTTTATTTCGGACGCGTTCAGCTCGAGATGCTGCAAAAATACGTCCGCCTTTCGTGACAGTTCCAGTGCTTGGGGCAGGTTAAAGCTTTGCTGCCACGCATCCAACGCACTGTCCAGCATTTCCAACAAAGATAGAGCAAATGCATTCGTGTCGATAATCTTGTGCACCAGCCGGCATAGGTTGGCCGATTCTTCGAGCCAGTGGCGTTCGAGCAGCATGGAGTTACGGTCCGCCCCGAGGTACAGCGAGGGTATCAGGTACGAGTCGAGCGCTTCCAGCGACGCCAAACAGCTCCGTATCGAGGAGGCTATCTTTAAACTGTCCGCGTACGAGATCGCAAACAGCCCGATCTGCATCAACCGTTCCACGAAGTTGTCGAACGGTTTGGTAAGCTCGTCGATCTGCTCCTCGCAGCTTACGCCCGCGATGTGGGTGCGCAGTTGCGCTAGCAGTGTGCGATCCGTGTCCCCAAACGTGTCGTACACAAGCCGCAACAGGCACTCGTTTACGTGAGTTTCCAGCTGGTAGATGGCACTTTCCAGCACGCTCACCCGTAGCTTCTTGTCGCTCGTATCCTTCCCTTCACTATCCCGCTCCAGGGCCACGCATTCTTTCAGCACCTTCTGGCAGAAGCCCGTCACGCGGTTCCGATCCTCCTCGGGCAGCACGTTACAAAAGCTAAACGTCTGGGATATGAGCGCCTCGACAACGGACCGAATTCGGCCACTCTCCACAATCACCTCGTTGTACCGGGTTGCGTACTCATCCTCTCCGCACCCCTCGTCACTTGCCACTGTCAAGGGAGCGATCAGACTCAGCGCCAGGTCAAGGTAGCTGACAAAGTTGGAATCCGTTACACTTTCCGGCGCGTCGTCTGTCTCGAGTACGGCCTTCAACCGCTCCAAGCACCAAATGATTCGATCCAGAAAGCACTGTCTTGCCTGCGGCAGTCCTTGCGAGCGGGAACTGCCAGTGGGCGGTTCCATTTCCACTGCGATCGTTTTCTCCAGCCACCGGATGCACATGACGATCTGCGAGATGCACAGGAAGCAGGTTTCGAGCGTGCCGGCATTACCGTTTCCGTCGAAGATCAGATGCTTGTGGACGAATCGCAGCAATCGATGCAGATCGGCACAGACGGACTGAAAGTGTAAACCGGAGGGAATGATTTTCAGAACGAACCAAAACCGTTTGCCGGACGAATATGTTCCCTTACGTCAAGCCATTGCAGACCGGCCTTGTCCGTCGGAATGAAACCCCGGTACAGATTATCCTGCGCCGCTTTTATACACTCCCGTAGCTCGGGAAACATTTTTCGATTCTAAATTACGCACAGGAAAACGACGCAGCGCTCCTTCCCTGGCGCtttcaaaacatttcaaactgtCAACGGCTACCGGTTTGACGTTTCACTGTGAGCTCGGTTCCGTTCCCGAAGGGATTGTTCCATTGGCTGTCATCTTCTGTTTTGAAAACAGAAttctcccccccctccttaatgttggtgtgtttttacATGGTTTTTGTACACACCGGCTAGAACGGAGTGGAAAAAAGCG
Coding sequences within:
- the LOC120904294 gene encoding serendipity locus protein alpha-like; its protein translation is MFPELRECIKAAQDNLYRGFIPTDKAGLQWLDSVCADLHRLLRFVHKHLIFDGNGNAGTLETCFLCISQIVMCIRWLEKTIAVEMEPPTGSSRSQGLPQARQCFLDRIIWCLERLKAVLETDDAPESVTDSNFVSYLDLALSLIAPLTVASDEGCGEDEYATRYNEVIVESGRIRSVVEALISQTFSFCNVLPEEDRNRVTGFCQKVLKECVALERDSEGKDTSDKKLRVSVLESAIYQLETHVNECLLRLVYDTFGDTDRTLLAQLRTHIAGVSCEEQIDELTKPFDNFVERLMQIGLFAISYADSLKIASSIRSCLASLEALDSYLIPSLYLGADRNSMLLERHWLEESANLCRLVHKIIDTNAFALSLLEMLDSALDAWQQSFNLPQALELSRKADVFLQHLELNASEIKLHEERISLHFADYRTMVLECRAIVQRAEGPDASIDASRIIKRFRVLQGKLRKVQSAISTQTKETRMAPAEEGASSPGEENGTSPDRHTIEANVRELFSASQARLSSTNILYRSRRGEPGKRRLEAASLLEINTFTDIIAHRARDRAVTTPEKGSVRRKPLRRNSLRVAMFKKQQRDQTAEMYESIKSDIDLQITEILDELTDLSHTFSTHPTGKSMSTDVQQPPAAPVRKSITNEEIAIVDDNKIRINIYTDI